Proteins co-encoded in one Candidatus Stygibacter australis genomic window:
- a CDS encoding NYN domain-containing protein → MKKELMLAVLIDADNITYKNIKGMIQEIAKYGVPTFKRIYGDWTKPTLKGWKTVLLENAITPIQQYSYTVGKNSSDSAMIIDAMDILYSGKVDGFCLVSSDSDFTRLSIRLREASMYVIGIGEKKTPEPFIAACDKFIYLEIITRDEPEISSSTKTTAHVKPKESISKIDSRLIKLIAGSIDDLADDDGWAFLGDVGNLILKKKPNFDPRNYGFLKLTPLIKSLGKFQIDERTTENRNIKHVFIRNKVSK, encoded by the coding sequence ATGAAAAAAGAACTTATGCTCGCTGTACTTATCGATGCTGATAATATCACATATAAAAATATCAAGGGTATGATACAGGAAATTGCCAAATATGGCGTTCCCACTTTCAAACGCATTTATGGTGACTGGACTAAACCAACCCTTAAGGGCTGGAAAACAGTACTTCTGGAAAATGCCATTACACCAATCCAGCAATATTCATATACAGTAGGAAAAAACAGCTCAGATTCAGCCATGATAATTGATGCCATGGATATTCTTTATTCCGGTAAGGTCGATGGTTTTTGCCTTGTTTCCAGTGACAGCGATTTCACTAGGCTGTCGATCAGGCTGCGTGAAGCCAGTATGTATGTGATCGGTATTGGTGAGAAGAAGACACCGGAACCCTTTATTGCTGCCTGCGATAAATTTATCTACTTGGAGATCATCACAAGAGATGAACCAGAGATAAGCAGCAGCACCAAAACAACTGCTCACGTAAAACCCAAAGAATCGATATCCAAGATAGACAGCAGACTGATAAAACTAATAGCAGGTTCAATTGATGATCTGGCAGATGATGACGGCTGGGCATTCCTTGGTGATGTAGGAAATCTCATCCTCAAAAAGAAGCCAAACTTTGATCCTCGTAATTATGGCTTCCTGAAACTTACACCGCTCATAAAATCACTGGGTAAATTCCAGATTGATGAAAGAACCACAGAAAACCGCAATATAAAACATGTCTTCATCAGGAATAAAGTATCAAAATAA